In Candidatus Contubernalis alkalaceticus, the following proteins share a genomic window:
- a CDS encoding GIY-YIG nuclease family protein, translating to MSNKSERKKELILEYKSRKISGGVYKITNTANGWYWLKADLNIQGQKNRFEFSKKTNSCVLLRLKKDWDQYGSQAFTFEILEEIEMKDTQTLKEFKDDLLVLEEMWAERFDAEKSYLSLKKKI from the coding sequence ATGAGCAATAAAAGTGAGAGAAAAAAAGAACTTATCCTTGAATACAAGTCACGAAAAATCTCAGGTGGGGTATATAAGATAACCAATACTGCCAATGGCTGGTATTGGTTAAAAGCGGACTTAAATATACAGGGACAAAAAAACCGTTTTGAGTTTTCAAAAAAGACTAATTCATGTGTCCTGTTAAGGTTAAAAAAGGATTGGGATCAGTATGGAAGCCAGGCGTTTACTTTCGAGATTTTGGAAGAAATTGAAATGAAAGATACTCAGACGTTGAAAGAGTTTAAAGATGATTTACTGGTTCTCGAAGAAATGTGGGCGGAGAGGTTTGATGCTGAAAAATCTTATTTGAGTTTAAAGAAAAAAATATAA
- a CDS encoding DUF6544 family protein has translation MKYYVLLLIFAIILMILIVVGNAASLKNLYRKEKNEELNQYSGLERESIISEKDIEHLPEPVQNYLKYCGFIEHEEIINAEVIWSDSYIKLAPERKWMKLKTQQFNSVPEPMRIAYMKAAILGVIPFEGRDIYRDGRGNMLGKIAGIFTVFNSQDKETSQSALITILAEVPLVPGYALADYITWEEIDKNTANARILHKGLDVGGTFFFNDKGEYIRFETDDRYYNDPKGDYKKIKFTALVDDYTEKEGLKFPTKVKAIWHLPEGEYEYWKGTISDIYFNVKDID, from the coding sequence ATGAAATACTATGTCTTGCTTTTAATTTTCGCTATAATTTTAATGATACTTATAGTTGTAGGGAATGCTGCATCTTTAAAAAACCTTTACAGAAAAGAAAAAAATGAAGAGCTTAATCAATATTCGGGCCTGGAAAGAGAATCCATAATATCGGAGAAAGATATTGAACATTTACCTGAACCTGTTCAGAATTACCTTAAGTATTGTGGGTTCATTGAACACGAGGAAATAATTAATGCTGAAGTAATTTGGAGTGATAGTTACATCAAATTAGCCCCTGAAAGAAAATGGATGAAATTAAAAACACAGCAATTCAATTCTGTTCCAGAACCAATGAGAATTGCTTACATGAAAGCCGCTATACTGGGGGTAATCCCTTTTGAAGGAAGAGATATTTATCGTGATGGCAGGGGAAATATGCTGGGGAAAATTGCAGGAATCTTCACTGTGTTTAACTCTCAAGATAAAGAAACATCACAATCTGCATTAATCACTATCTTAGCTGAAGTTCCTTTGGTACCTGGCTATGCCCTTGCAGACTATATTACATGGGAAGAGATTGATAAAAATACTGCTAACGCAAGGATTCTTCATAAGGGATTAGATGTAGGAGGCACTTTTTTCTTTAATGATAAAGGAGAATATATCCGTTTTGAAACAGATGATAGATATTATAACGATCCAAAAGGAGATTATAAAAAAATAAAATTCACTGCTTTAGTCGACGACTACACAGAAAAAGAAGGCCTAAAATTTCCTACAAAAGTTAAAGCTATCTGGCATCTTCCTGAGGGAGAGTATGAATATTGGAAGGGTACAATTTCAGATATATACTTTAATGTAAAAGATATTGATTGA
- a CDS encoding MerR family transcriptional regulator, with translation MSYSIGFLSKKFNLSRSTLLYYDSVGLLKASGRTDKNYRKYSDEDINRLEQICMYRQTGLSIKEIKEILDCDGNATREVLDSRLMELNEYILKIRSQQRMIIDILKNEKLLESLTFIDKDLLINLLSNAGFDELDMCKLHGELEKLSPQSHQEFLRALGFNQEEIKEIRTEAQTIIMKR, from the coding sequence ATGAGCTATTCTATTGGCTTTTTAAGTAAAAAATTCAATCTTTCTAGAAGCACCCTTTTATACTATGATTCCGTCGGCCTTCTAAAAGCATCCGGAAGAACAGATAAAAATTATAGAAAGTATTCAGACGAAGATATCAACAGGTTAGAGCAGATATGTATGTACCGACAGACAGGTCTTTCCATAAAGGAAATCAAGGAAATCCTGGATTGTGATGGTAATGCTACCAGGGAAGTTCTTGATTCCAGGTTGATGGAATTAAACGAATATATACTAAAAATTCGCAGTCAACAGAGGATGATTATTGATATTCTTAAAAATGAGAAGCTGCTGGAGAGTCTCACGTTCATTGATAAAGATTTATTAATAAACCTGCTGAGTAATGCTGGTTTTGATGAACTGGATATGTGTAAATTACACGGGGAATTAGAAAAGTTATCACCACAAAGTCATCAAGAGTTTCTCCGGGCGCTGGGCTTTAACCAGGAAGAAATTAAAGAAATAAGAACTGAAGCTCAAACTATTATTATGAAGCGGTAA
- a CDS encoding DUF6530 family protein, translated as MKIPTTLKHKPVIVSENYENVDGRNAYNSDAKGLSLGLAQWNERGKLDISAKVWRYTGEKWSRQSEELPLHRVIDLSILICRSMLHFREAYRYEKLFDSEKPVIDRVGMQGDAMTVSVCTDNPMIEGDIKLFQQALSNDDELIGERLRTLSKILKDMGY; from the coding sequence ATGAAAATACCCACAACGCTGAAACATAAACCGGTTATTGTCTCGGAAAACTATGAAAATGTGGATGGAAGGAATGCGTATAATTCAGATGCAAAGGGATTATCCCTTGGGCTTGCCCAGTGGAATGAACGGGGTAAACTGGACATTTCTGCTAAGGTATGGCGTTATACTGGGGAAAAATGGTCCAGGCAGTCGGAAGAACTGCCCCTGCACCGGGTAATAGATCTGTCTATCCTTATCTGCAGGTCCATGCTTCATTTTAGAGAGGCATACCGTTATGAAAAGCTGTTCGATTCTGAAAAACCTGTTATTGACAGAGTTGGAATGCAGGGAGATGCCATGACTGTATCTGTTTGTACAGATAATCCAATGATTGAAGGAGATATTAAGCTGTTTCAGCAGGCCCTTAGTAATGATGATGAGTTAATTGGGGAACGTTTAAGGACACTTTCAAAAATATTAAAAGATATGGGTTACTAA